The following is a genomic window from Psychrobacter immobilis.
CAGTGAGTTTATGCTGAATGCGCTACGTCTACATGATGGCGTCGCTTGGTCTATGTTTACTGCAAGGACAGGGCTGAGTTACGATGATATTGCTGTACAAGTGGCGCAATTGATTACTCAGGGATTGCTAGTAGACAATACCGAGCGGCTACAGCCAACGCTATTGGGTCAACGTTATCTCAATCAGATATTGCGAGCTTTCTTATAATTAGAGATATTTACTGTTCTTTAATGTCAGTCTTTACTATCGAAAAATAAAGTCATAAAAAAGGCTTATCACATAAATGATAAGCCTTTCAAATACGCAAAAAAATCAATACTTAGATTTTATTTTGTACGTCTTGTGCGCCGCCAGTAACAGCTTCGCCAGCGCTTGATACGTCTTGGCCCAAACCTTTAAAAGTGTTGCAACCAGTTAGAACAAACATAGCAGTTAAAGATGCGATGATTAATTTTTTCATAATAGAATCCTCAAAAATGGGTCGTTATAAATAATAACAGTGATGCTAAGCATTAGGCTTGAGCCTCACTGAGGGGTTATTGGATAAGATAATAATTGATAAATACTATCTCGATATCCGTTAGAGACATCATAGTGAAAGTTAAAAACTGTGCAAAGTATCAAAATGTAATTATTGGCAGTAAACTGTAACTTTTAATTACCTTTTGCTCAGAAATTCAAATAAACATCATTTTAGTAGAGTCTGTCCACGTTATCTCGGATCGACGATAATACGCAGATTTGACGACTTAAGGAGTCGATATGACCACCCATATTGTGTTGGTAGCGCCAAAAATGCCTAGTAACACGGGCAATATTATCCGCTTATGTGCCAACACGGGCGCGCAGCTACACTTGGTCAGGCCATTAGGGTTTGAGCTTGATGATAAAAAGCTACGGCGTGCAGGTTTGGATTATCATGAATACGCGCACCTACAAGTACATGATGATTGGGCAGCAGCAAAACTGGCGCTACAGGCAGCGGATTGTCATATTGTCAC
Proteins encoded in this region:
- a CDS encoding entericidin A/B family lipoprotein, whose amino-acid sequence is MKKLIIASLTAMFVLTGCNTFKGLGQDVSSAGEAVTGGAQDVQNKI